The sequence GGGCACACCGGTTCGAGATGGCGTAAAACTCCCCGTCGACGTTGAACACCGCGATCTCGATCCCGCCGACGTCGACCGCGATCCCGGAACCGGCGTCGATCGCCTCGGCCGTTGCGACTTTCACGAAGTCGTCGTCGCGTGCTGGGTGCGTGCTCATTGTGGGTCAGACGTCGAGGATCTCCTCGGCGTTGCCGTGGAGGATGGCCTCTCTGGTGTCGTCGTCGAACGCCCGCGAGGTGTAGAACCACGTCGGCGGGTCGAGCGTCTGGTGGGGCCAGTCGCTGGAGTAGGTGAACAGCTGCTCGGCGTGGCTCAACTCCAGCATCGACTCGGCCTCGCCCGCGTTGCGGGGCATCGCAAAGGGCTGGGTACAGAGGTAGACGTTGTCGTCGAGGTACGCGCTGGGAGTCCGGTCGAGGTACTCCTCGCCGGCGGCGTGCTTCCGGGGGGTGATCTTCACGTCCTCGGGGTGCATCTCGTAGAACTCGTCCATCCGGTACCGGAGGAACGGCACCCACCAGTGGCCCGCCTCCTGGAACACCACGTTCAGGTCGGGGTACTCGTCGAAGACTCCGCGCATAAATCGTGTTGCCGGGGGAGTGTACGGCGTACGAGCACGGACCGGGAGTCGCGACTCGTTCGTATCTTCGGAATATAATACGATAGTTATAAATAGAGTTGTATCGTTTTTGTTCGCTTTCTAGACGGTATAAATTGGTTAAGGAAAAATACCGGTTATAACTGATTTCTTACTATTTGGCGCGCAGGCGACGGTCGATGGGTCGGGTCGGAGTCCGCCGGAGGGGCGGCCCCGCCGCAGCCGACAGCGTCCGTGTGCGGCCCCGGTCGGAGCGTTTTTTATCCACCCGTCGGGTTGCCACCGTATGATACTCGTCGCAGCGGCCCTGTGGCTGATGGCGTGGGGGTTCGTGGGAGTGTCGATCATCGTCGCGACGACGTCCGGCGCGCCGGCGGGCGCGGTGGACGCCGTCGTCCAGGGCGTCGGGGAGTTCTACCTCACCGCGGTGGCGACGCTCCGGCAGTTCGCGCTGTCGACGACGGTATCGCCACGGTGGGTCGACGTGGGGTACGCCGCGCTCGCGACGGTTCCGATCTTCATCCACCTGTTTCTCCTGTCGGGCGTGATCTCCGTTTACACCGACGACGCCGCCGAATCGCCCGGGTTGGTGCTGCTTTTCACGCTCGGACTGCCGCTTTCCGTGGGGGCGCTGATCGGGTCGGCCGTCTTCTACCTCGGGGCACAGTTGCTCACGCTGTCGACCATCGGCGTCGGCGTCGTTCTGGTGCCGTTCGCGTACGCGTTCGTCCGTGCGTAGCCCTGCTACGCCGGGCGTCGGCGCCGTTAGGAACGGCCATCCGCCGGGACGCTCCGATTACGCTGTCTGATACCTCGCCGGAAGGCTTTTTCATCGAGGCGGGAGAGCGGGAAACGATGGCAACCGACGACGACGCGCCCCCTTCCGGGGAGGGGGAGGGCGCGTCGGAGGGGGAGAGCGAGGCGGCGCCTGCTCTCGACG comes from Halobellus ruber and encodes:
- a CDS encoding amidohydrolase family protein encodes the protein MTIVLYSEDTNESRLPVRARTPYTPPATRFMRGVFDEYPDLNVVFQEAGHWWVPFLRYRMDEFYEMHPEDVKITPRKHAAGEEYLDRTPSAYLDDNVYLCTQPFAMPRNAGEAESMLELSHAEQLFTYSSDWPHQTLDPPTWFYTSRAFDDDTREAILHGNAEEILDV